The following are encoded in a window of Manihot esculenta cultivar AM560-2 chromosome 8, M.esculenta_v8, whole genome shotgun sequence genomic DNA:
- the LOC110621463 gene encoding uncharacterized protein LOC110621463, with protein sequence MKGISPSTCMSRILMEEDCKPVRDAQRRLNPLMMEVVKKEIVKLLNAEVIYLISDSQWVSPIHVVPKKTGITIVQNSEGELVPTRVQNGWRVCMDYKKLNAAIRKNHFSLPFIDQMLERLTSKSHYCYMDGYSGFYQIPIAPKDQEKTIFTCPFGTFSFRRMLFSLYNVPATFQRCMMSIFSDYMEKLIEVFMDDFTVYSNSFDECLANMEKILERCLDSNIVLNYEKCHFMEVTFDFDKDCKTTFDLIKELLVITPVFQAPNWDLSFEIMIDASNYTVEAVLGQWVGNTPHVIHYASHHVALRYLIKKKEAKPRLIRWILRLQEFDLEIRDKKGKENLVADHLSCLPSDLEPSPINEAFHDEQLFVVQSVTPWSCTRCRQSGNLSSRNQIPQTPIMVCEIFDIWGIDFMGPFPPSFGYNYIILAIDYVSKWIEAKAIRVDDAKVVVEFVKTHIFSRFGLPKVIINDKRTHLCNKVMDTLLKKYHVIHRTSTTYYPKINRQAEVSNREIKAILEKIVFPNRRYWSVHLDDTLWAYRTTYKTPIGMSPYRLVYGKACHLPKRMVHTGSYNFKNLEELRRDTYETSWDYKFRTKAFDSNQISRKVV encoded by the exons ATGAAAGGCATCTCACCATCAACATGTATGTCTAGAATTCTTATGGAGGAGGATTGCAAACCTGTTCGTGATGCTCAAAGAAGGTTAAACCCTcttatgatggaggttgtgaagaaagaaatagtcaagcttTTAAACGCTGAAGTCATCTACCTAATCTCTGACAGCCAATGGGTAAGTCCTAtccatgtagttccaaagaagacTGGAATCACCATTGTTCAAAAttctgaaggagaacttgtaccCACacgtgtgcaaaatgggtggagagtatgcatggattaCAAAAAGCTTAATGCTGCAATAAGAAAAAATCACTTTTCTTTGCCCTTCATTGACCAAATGCTTGAAAGACTTACGAGCAAATCACATTACTGCTATATGGATGGGTATTCGGGATTTTACCAAATTCCTATAGCCCCAAAAGACCAAGAAAAGACAATATTCACTTGCCCTTTTGGTACTTTTTCATTTAGAAGAATGTTATTCAGCCTATACAATGTGCCAGCCACCTTCCAACgttgcatgatgagcatattttctgactatatGGAGAAACTCATTGAAGTCTTTATGGATGACTTTACAGTATACAGTAactcttttgatgaatgccttgcTAATATGGAAAAGATCCTTGAAAGGTGTTTGGATTCAAATATAGTTTTAAACTATGAAAAGTGTCACTTTATG GAAGTGacgtttgattttgataaagatTGCAAAACAACATTTGATTTGATCAAAGAGCTGCTAGTGATAACCCCTGTCTTCCAGGCACCTAATTGGGATTTGTCCTTCGAAATAATGATCGATGCTAGTAATTACACTGTAGAGGCAGTGTTAGGACAATGGGTTGGTAACACTCCTCATGTTATTCATTATGCTTCTC ATCATGTAGCGTTAcggtatttgatcaagaaaaaggaggccaAACCGAGACTCATCCGCTGGATATTACGCTTgcaagaatttgatctagagATCCGAGATAAGAAAGGTAAAGAAAACCTTGTGGCTGATCACTTAAGTTGTCTTCCTTCAGATTTGGAACCATCTCCAATCAATGAAGCCTTCCATGATGAACAGTTGTTTGTTGTACAATCTGTCACACCATG gtcatgtacCAGGTGCCGACAATCAGGAAATTTAAGCAGCAGAAACCAAATACCACAAACACCTATCATGGTCTgcgaaatctttgacatatgggggatagacttcatgggaccatttcCACCATCCTTTGGGTACAATTACATAATTCTTGCTAtagattatgtgtccaaatggataGAGGCAAAGGCAATTAGAGTAGACGATGCCAAGGTAGTGGTAGAATTTGTCAAGACTCACATCTTTTCAAGGTTTGGCCTACCTAAGGTGATTATCAATGACAAAAGAACACATTTATGCAACAAAGTGATGGACACCCTTCTCAAGAAATATCATGTCATCCACAGGACATCCACAACATATTATCCTAAAATCAACAGGCAAGCCGAGGTGTCAAACAGAGAGATCAAGGCCATCCTAGAGAAAATAGTTTTTCCAAACCGCAGATATTGGAGTGTGCATCTTGACGATACCTTGTGGGCATACCGAACAACATACAAGACACCTATAGGGATGTCACCATATCGGTTGGTTTATGGAAAAGCATGTCACTTGCCTAAAAGGATGGTTCACACAGGAAGTTACAACTTCAAGAATTTGGAAGAGTTAAGACGCGATACATATGAAACTTCCTGGGATTACAAGTTTAGAACTAAAGCTTTTGATAGCAATCAAATTTCTAGAAAAGTAGTTTAA